From a single Candoia aspera isolate rCanAsp1 chromosome 2, rCanAsp1.hap2, whole genome shotgun sequence genomic region:
- the PCBP2 gene encoding poly(rC)-binding protein 2 isoform X8 produces the protein MDTGVIEGGLNVTLTIRLLMHGKEVGSIIGKKGESVKKMREESGARINISEGNCPERIITLAGPTNAIFKAFAMIIDKLEEDISSSMTNSTASSRPPVTLRLVVPASQCGSLIGKGGCKIKEIRESTGAQVQVAGDMLPNSTERAITIAGIPQSIIECVKQICVVMLESPPKGVTIPYRPKPSSSPVIFAGGQAYTIQGQYAIPQPDLTKLHQLAMQQSHFPMSHGNTGFSGVESSSPDVKGYWAGLDASAQTTSHELTIPNDLIGCIIGRQGAKINEIRQMSGAQIKIANPVEGSTDRQVTITGSAASISLAQYLINVRLSSETGGMGSS, from the exons ATGGACACCGGTGTTATCGAAGGAGGTTTAAATGTCACACTTACCATTCGCCTACTTATGCATGGGAAG GAGGTTGGAAGCATCATTGGGAAG AAAGGAGAATCTGTAAAGAAGATGCGTGAAGAG agTGGTGCACGGattaacatctcagaagggaactGCCCAGAACGGATTATCACTCTTGCTGGACCCACTAATGCCATCTTCAAAGCTTTTGCTATGATTATTGATAAACTGGAAGAG GACATCAGCAGCTCAATGACTAACAGTACAGCTTCTAGCAGGCCCCCTGTTACTCTGAGACTCGTGGTACCTGCCAGCCAATGTGGTTCACTTATTGGGAAAGGAGGCTGCAAAATCAAAGAGATAAGAGAG AGCACAGGGGCGCaggtccaagtggcaggagacaTGTTACCCAACTCTACTGAAAGAGCGATCACCATTGCTGGGATTCCGCAATCCATTATCGAGTGTGTCAAACAGATCTGTGTGGTCATGCtggag TCTCCCCCAAAGGGTGTCACCATCCCCTATCGACCCAAGCCATCCAGTTCTCCTGTCATCTTTGCAGGCGGTCAG GCCTATACCATTCAAGGACAGTATGCCATTCCACAGCCAGAT cTGACCAAGCTGCACCAGTTGGCAATGCAACAGTCACACTTTCCAATGTCTCATGGCAACACTGGATTCAGTG GCGTTGAATCCAGCTCTCCAGATGTGAAAGGCTATTGGG CAGGTTTGGATGCATCAGCTCAAACTACTTCTCATGAACTCACCATTCCAAACGAT ctGATTGGCTGTATCATTGGGCGTCAAGGCGCCAAGATCAATGAGATTCGCCAGATGTCTGGGGCGCAGATCAAAATTGCCAATCCAGTGGAAGGATCTACTGACAGGCAGGTTACCATAACTGGATCTGCAGCCAGCATCAGCCTGGCTCAGTACCTAATTAATGTCAG GCTTTCTTCGGAGACTGGTGGAATGGGAAGCAGCTAG
- the PCBP2 gene encoding poly(rC)-binding protein 2 isoform X1 codes for MDTGVIEGGLNVTLTIRLLMHGKEVGSIIGKKGESVKKMREESGARINISEGNCPERIITLAGPTNAIFKAFAMIIDKLEEDISSSMTNSTASSRPPVTLRLVVPASQCGSLIGKGGCKIKEIRESTGAQVQVAGDMLPNSTERAITIAGIPQSIIECVKQICVVMLESPPKGVTIPYRPKPSSSPVIFAGGQDRYSSGSASYPHTAPSMCLNSDLEGPPQEAYTIQGQYAIPQPDLTKLHQLAMQQSHFPMSHGNTGFSGVESSSPDVKGYWAGLDASAQTTSHELTIPNDLIGCIIGRQGAKINEIRQMSGAQIKIANPVEGSTDRQVTITGSAASISLAQYLINVRLSSETGGMGSS; via the exons ATGGACACCGGTGTTATCGAAGGAGGTTTAAATGTCACACTTACCATTCGCCTACTTATGCATGGGAAG GAGGTTGGAAGCATCATTGGGAAG AAAGGAGAATCTGTAAAGAAGATGCGTGAAGAG agTGGTGCACGGattaacatctcagaagggaactGCCCAGAACGGATTATCACTCTTGCTGGACCCACTAATGCCATCTTCAAAGCTTTTGCTATGATTATTGATAAACTGGAAGAG GACATCAGCAGCTCAATGACTAACAGTACAGCTTCTAGCAGGCCCCCTGTTACTCTGAGACTCGTGGTACCTGCCAGCCAATGTGGTTCACTTATTGGGAAAGGAGGCTGCAAAATCAAAGAGATAAGAGAG AGCACAGGGGCGCaggtccaagtggcaggagacaTGTTACCCAACTCTACTGAAAGAGCGATCACCATTGCTGGGATTCCGCAATCCATTATCGAGTGTGTCAAACAGATCTGTGTGGTCATGCtggag TCTCCCCCAAAGGGTGTCACCATCCCCTATCGACCCAAGCCATCCAGTTCTCCTGTCATCTTTGCAGGCGGTCAG GACAGGTACAGCAGCGGCAGTGCAAGCTACCCCCACACCGCCCCATCAATGTGCCTCAACTCTGACCTGGAGGGACCACCTCAAGAG GCCTATACCATTCAAGGACAGTATGCCATTCCACAGCCAGAT cTGACCAAGCTGCACCAGTTGGCAATGCAACAGTCACACTTTCCAATGTCTCATGGCAACACTGGATTCAGTG GCGTTGAATCCAGCTCTCCAGATGTGAAAGGCTATTGGG CAGGTTTGGATGCATCAGCTCAAACTACTTCTCATGAACTCACCATTCCAAACGAT ctGATTGGCTGTATCATTGGGCGTCAAGGCGCCAAGATCAATGAGATTCGCCAGATGTCTGGGGCGCAGATCAAAATTGCCAATCCAGTGGAAGGATCTACTGACAGGCAGGTTACCATAACTGGATCTGCAGCCAGCATCAGCCTGGCTCAGTACCTAATTAATGTCAG GCTTTCTTCGGAGACTGGTGGAATGGGAAGCAGCTAG
- the PCBP2 gene encoding poly(rC)-binding protein 2 isoform X14 has product MDTGVIEGGLNVTLTIRLLMHGKEVGSIIGKKGESVKKMREESGARINISEGNCPERIITLAGPTNAIFKAFAMIIDKLEEDISSSMTNSTASSRPPVTLRLVVPASQCGSLIGKGGCKIKEIRESTGAQVQVAGDMLPNSTERAITIAGIPQSIIECVKQICVVMLESPPKGVTIPYRPKPSSSPVIFAGGQLTKLHQLAMQQSHFPMSHGNTGFSGLDASAQTTSHELTIPNDLIGCIIGRQGAKINEIRQMSGAQIKIANPVEGSTDRQVTITGSAASISLAQYLINVRLSSETGGMGSS; this is encoded by the exons ATGGACACCGGTGTTATCGAAGGAGGTTTAAATGTCACACTTACCATTCGCCTACTTATGCATGGGAAG GAGGTTGGAAGCATCATTGGGAAG AAAGGAGAATCTGTAAAGAAGATGCGTGAAGAG agTGGTGCACGGattaacatctcagaagggaactGCCCAGAACGGATTATCACTCTTGCTGGACCCACTAATGCCATCTTCAAAGCTTTTGCTATGATTATTGATAAACTGGAAGAG GACATCAGCAGCTCAATGACTAACAGTACAGCTTCTAGCAGGCCCCCTGTTACTCTGAGACTCGTGGTACCTGCCAGCCAATGTGGTTCACTTATTGGGAAAGGAGGCTGCAAAATCAAAGAGATAAGAGAG AGCACAGGGGCGCaggtccaagtggcaggagacaTGTTACCCAACTCTACTGAAAGAGCGATCACCATTGCTGGGATTCCGCAATCCATTATCGAGTGTGTCAAACAGATCTGTGTGGTCATGCtggag TCTCCCCCAAAGGGTGTCACCATCCCCTATCGACCCAAGCCATCCAGTTCTCCTGTCATCTTTGCAGGCGGTCAG cTGACCAAGCTGCACCAGTTGGCAATGCAACAGTCACACTTTCCAATGTCTCATGGCAACACTGGATTCAGTG GTTTGGATGCATCAGCTCAAACTACTTCTCATGAACTCACCATTCCAAACGAT ctGATTGGCTGTATCATTGGGCGTCAAGGCGCCAAGATCAATGAGATTCGCCAGATGTCTGGGGCGCAGATCAAAATTGCCAATCCAGTGGAAGGATCTACTGACAGGCAGGTTACCATAACTGGATCTGCAGCCAGCATCAGCCTGGCTCAGTACCTAATTAATGTCAG GCTTTCTTCGGAGACTGGTGGAATGGGAAGCAGCTAG
- the PCBP2 gene encoding poly(rC)-binding protein 2 isoform X12, whose product MDTGVIEGGLNVTLTIRLLMHGKEVGSIIGKKGESVKKMREESGARINISEGNCPERIITLAGPTNAIFKAFAMIIDKLEEDISSSMTNSTASSRPPVTLRLVVPASQCGSLIGKGGCKIKEIRESTGAQVQVAGDMLPNSTERAITIAGIPQSIIECVKQICVVMLESPPKGVTIPYRPKPSSSPVIFAGGQLTKLHQLAMQQSHFPMSHGNTGFSGVESSSPDVKGYWGLDASAQTTSHELTIPNDLIGCIIGRQGAKINEIRQMSGAQIKIANPVEGSTDRQVTITGSAASISLAQYLINVRLSSETGGMGSS is encoded by the exons ATGGACACCGGTGTTATCGAAGGAGGTTTAAATGTCACACTTACCATTCGCCTACTTATGCATGGGAAG GAGGTTGGAAGCATCATTGGGAAG AAAGGAGAATCTGTAAAGAAGATGCGTGAAGAG agTGGTGCACGGattaacatctcagaagggaactGCCCAGAACGGATTATCACTCTTGCTGGACCCACTAATGCCATCTTCAAAGCTTTTGCTATGATTATTGATAAACTGGAAGAG GACATCAGCAGCTCAATGACTAACAGTACAGCTTCTAGCAGGCCCCCTGTTACTCTGAGACTCGTGGTACCTGCCAGCCAATGTGGTTCACTTATTGGGAAAGGAGGCTGCAAAATCAAAGAGATAAGAGAG AGCACAGGGGCGCaggtccaagtggcaggagacaTGTTACCCAACTCTACTGAAAGAGCGATCACCATTGCTGGGATTCCGCAATCCATTATCGAGTGTGTCAAACAGATCTGTGTGGTCATGCtggag TCTCCCCCAAAGGGTGTCACCATCCCCTATCGACCCAAGCCATCCAGTTCTCCTGTCATCTTTGCAGGCGGTCAG cTGACCAAGCTGCACCAGTTGGCAATGCAACAGTCACACTTTCCAATGTCTCATGGCAACACTGGATTCAGTG GCGTTGAATCCAGCTCTCCAGATGTGAAAGGCTATTGGG GTTTGGATGCATCAGCTCAAACTACTTCTCATGAACTCACCATTCCAAACGAT ctGATTGGCTGTATCATTGGGCGTCAAGGCGCCAAGATCAATGAGATTCGCCAGATGTCTGGGGCGCAGATCAAAATTGCCAATCCAGTGGAAGGATCTACTGACAGGCAGGTTACCATAACTGGATCTGCAGCCAGCATCAGCCTGGCTCAGTACCTAATTAATGTCAG GCTTTCTTCGGAGACTGGTGGAATGGGAAGCAGCTAG
- the PCBP2 gene encoding poly(rC)-binding protein 2 isoform X2: MDTGVIEGGLNVTLTIRLLMHGKEVGSIIGKKGESVKKMREESGARINISEGNCPERIITLAGPTNAIFKAFAMIIDKLEEDISSSMTNSTASSRPPVTLRLVVPASQCGSLIGKGGCKIKEIRESTGAQVQVAGDMLPNSTERAITIAGIPQSIIECVKQICVVMLESPPKGVTIPYRPKPSSSPVIFAGGQDRYSSGSASYPHTAPSMCLNSDLEGPPQEAYTIQGQYAIPQPDLTKLHQLAMQQSHFPMSHGNTGFSGVESSSPDVKGYWGLDASAQTTSHELTIPNDLIGCIIGRQGAKINEIRQMSGAQIKIANPVEGSTDRQVTITGSAASISLAQYLINVRLSSETGGMGSS; encoded by the exons ATGGACACCGGTGTTATCGAAGGAGGTTTAAATGTCACACTTACCATTCGCCTACTTATGCATGGGAAG GAGGTTGGAAGCATCATTGGGAAG AAAGGAGAATCTGTAAAGAAGATGCGTGAAGAG agTGGTGCACGGattaacatctcagaagggaactGCCCAGAACGGATTATCACTCTTGCTGGACCCACTAATGCCATCTTCAAAGCTTTTGCTATGATTATTGATAAACTGGAAGAG GACATCAGCAGCTCAATGACTAACAGTACAGCTTCTAGCAGGCCCCCTGTTACTCTGAGACTCGTGGTACCTGCCAGCCAATGTGGTTCACTTATTGGGAAAGGAGGCTGCAAAATCAAAGAGATAAGAGAG AGCACAGGGGCGCaggtccaagtggcaggagacaTGTTACCCAACTCTACTGAAAGAGCGATCACCATTGCTGGGATTCCGCAATCCATTATCGAGTGTGTCAAACAGATCTGTGTGGTCATGCtggag TCTCCCCCAAAGGGTGTCACCATCCCCTATCGACCCAAGCCATCCAGTTCTCCTGTCATCTTTGCAGGCGGTCAG GACAGGTACAGCAGCGGCAGTGCAAGCTACCCCCACACCGCCCCATCAATGTGCCTCAACTCTGACCTGGAGGGACCACCTCAAGAG GCCTATACCATTCAAGGACAGTATGCCATTCCACAGCCAGAT cTGACCAAGCTGCACCAGTTGGCAATGCAACAGTCACACTTTCCAATGTCTCATGGCAACACTGGATTCAGTG GCGTTGAATCCAGCTCTCCAGATGTGAAAGGCTATTGGG GTTTGGATGCATCAGCTCAAACTACTTCTCATGAACTCACCATTCCAAACGAT ctGATTGGCTGTATCATTGGGCGTCAAGGCGCCAAGATCAATGAGATTCGCCAGATGTCTGGGGCGCAGATCAAAATTGCCAATCCAGTGGAAGGATCTACTGACAGGCAGGTTACCATAACTGGATCTGCAGCCAGCATCAGCCTGGCTCAGTACCTAATTAATGTCAG GCTTTCTTCGGAGACTGGTGGAATGGGAAGCAGCTAG
- the PCBP2 gene encoding poly(rC)-binding protein 2 isoform X7, whose translation MDTGVIEGGLNVTLTIRLLMHGKEVGSIIGKKGESVKKMREESGARINISEGNCPERIITLAGPTNAIFKAFAMIIDKLEEDISSSMTNSTASSRPPVTLRLVVPASQCGSLIGKGGCKIKEIRESTGAQVQVAGDMLPNSTERAITIAGIPQSIIECVKQICVVMLESPPKGVTIPYRPKPSSSPVIFAGGQDRYSSGSASYPHTAPSMCLNSDLEGPPQELTKLHQLAMQQSHFPMSHGNTGFSGLDASAQTTSHELTIPNDLIGCIIGRQGAKINEIRQMSGAQIKIANPVEGSTDRQVTITGSAASISLAQYLINVRLSSETGGMGSS comes from the exons ATGGACACCGGTGTTATCGAAGGAGGTTTAAATGTCACACTTACCATTCGCCTACTTATGCATGGGAAG GAGGTTGGAAGCATCATTGGGAAG AAAGGAGAATCTGTAAAGAAGATGCGTGAAGAG agTGGTGCACGGattaacatctcagaagggaactGCCCAGAACGGATTATCACTCTTGCTGGACCCACTAATGCCATCTTCAAAGCTTTTGCTATGATTATTGATAAACTGGAAGAG GACATCAGCAGCTCAATGACTAACAGTACAGCTTCTAGCAGGCCCCCTGTTACTCTGAGACTCGTGGTACCTGCCAGCCAATGTGGTTCACTTATTGGGAAAGGAGGCTGCAAAATCAAAGAGATAAGAGAG AGCACAGGGGCGCaggtccaagtggcaggagacaTGTTACCCAACTCTACTGAAAGAGCGATCACCATTGCTGGGATTCCGCAATCCATTATCGAGTGTGTCAAACAGATCTGTGTGGTCATGCtggag TCTCCCCCAAAGGGTGTCACCATCCCCTATCGACCCAAGCCATCCAGTTCTCCTGTCATCTTTGCAGGCGGTCAG GACAGGTACAGCAGCGGCAGTGCAAGCTACCCCCACACCGCCCCATCAATGTGCCTCAACTCTGACCTGGAGGGACCACCTCAAGAG cTGACCAAGCTGCACCAGTTGGCAATGCAACAGTCACACTTTCCAATGTCTCATGGCAACACTGGATTCAGTG GTTTGGATGCATCAGCTCAAACTACTTCTCATGAACTCACCATTCCAAACGAT ctGATTGGCTGTATCATTGGGCGTCAAGGCGCCAAGATCAATGAGATTCGCCAGATGTCTGGGGCGCAGATCAAAATTGCCAATCCAGTGGAAGGATCTACTGACAGGCAGGTTACCATAACTGGATCTGCAGCCAGCATCAGCCTGGCTCAGTACCTAATTAATGTCAG GCTTTCTTCGGAGACTGGTGGAATGGGAAGCAGCTAG
- the PCBP2 gene encoding poly(rC)-binding protein 2 isoform X4, whose product MDTGVIEGGLNVTLTIRLLMHGKEVGSIIGKKGESVKKMREESGARINISEGNCPERIITLAGPTNAIFKAFAMIIDKLEEDISSSMTNSTASSRPPVTLRLVVPASQCGSLIGKGGCKIKEIRESTGAQVQVAGDMLPNSTERAITIAGIPQSIIECVKQICVVMLESPPKGVTIPYRPKPSSSPVIFAGGQDRYSSGSASYPHTAPSMCLNSDLEGPPQEAYTIQGQYAIPQPDLTKLHQLAMQQSHFPMSHGNTGFSGLDASAQTTSHELTIPNDLIGCIIGRQGAKINEIRQMSGAQIKIANPVEGSTDRQVTITGSAASISLAQYLINVRLSSETGGMGSS is encoded by the exons ATGGACACCGGTGTTATCGAAGGAGGTTTAAATGTCACACTTACCATTCGCCTACTTATGCATGGGAAG GAGGTTGGAAGCATCATTGGGAAG AAAGGAGAATCTGTAAAGAAGATGCGTGAAGAG agTGGTGCACGGattaacatctcagaagggaactGCCCAGAACGGATTATCACTCTTGCTGGACCCACTAATGCCATCTTCAAAGCTTTTGCTATGATTATTGATAAACTGGAAGAG GACATCAGCAGCTCAATGACTAACAGTACAGCTTCTAGCAGGCCCCCTGTTACTCTGAGACTCGTGGTACCTGCCAGCCAATGTGGTTCACTTATTGGGAAAGGAGGCTGCAAAATCAAAGAGATAAGAGAG AGCACAGGGGCGCaggtccaagtggcaggagacaTGTTACCCAACTCTACTGAAAGAGCGATCACCATTGCTGGGATTCCGCAATCCATTATCGAGTGTGTCAAACAGATCTGTGTGGTCATGCtggag TCTCCCCCAAAGGGTGTCACCATCCCCTATCGACCCAAGCCATCCAGTTCTCCTGTCATCTTTGCAGGCGGTCAG GACAGGTACAGCAGCGGCAGTGCAAGCTACCCCCACACCGCCCCATCAATGTGCCTCAACTCTGACCTGGAGGGACCACCTCAAGAG GCCTATACCATTCAAGGACAGTATGCCATTCCACAGCCAGAT cTGACCAAGCTGCACCAGTTGGCAATGCAACAGTCACACTTTCCAATGTCTCATGGCAACACTGGATTCAGTG GTTTGGATGCATCAGCTCAAACTACTTCTCATGAACTCACCATTCCAAACGAT ctGATTGGCTGTATCATTGGGCGTCAAGGCGCCAAGATCAATGAGATTCGCCAGATGTCTGGGGCGCAGATCAAAATTGCCAATCCAGTGGAAGGATCTACTGACAGGCAGGTTACCATAACTGGATCTGCAGCCAGCATCAGCCTGGCTCAGTACCTAATTAATGTCAG GCTTTCTTCGGAGACTGGTGGAATGGGAAGCAGCTAG
- the PCBP2 gene encoding poly(rC)-binding protein 2 isoform X10, whose product MDTGVIEGGLNVTLTIRLLMHGKEVGSIIGKKGESVKKMREESGARINISEGNCPERIITLAGPTNAIFKAFAMIIDKLEEDISSSMTNSTASSRPPVTLRLVVPASQCGSLIGKGGCKIKEIRESTGAQVQVAGDMLPNSTERAITIAGIPQSIIECVKQICVVMLESPPKGVTIPYRPKPSSSPVIFAGGQAYTIQGQYAIPQPDLTKLHQLAMQQSHFPMSHGNTGFSGLDASAQTTSHELTIPNDLIGCIIGRQGAKINEIRQMSGAQIKIANPVEGSTDRQVTITGSAASISLAQYLINVRLSSETGGMGSS is encoded by the exons ATGGACACCGGTGTTATCGAAGGAGGTTTAAATGTCACACTTACCATTCGCCTACTTATGCATGGGAAG GAGGTTGGAAGCATCATTGGGAAG AAAGGAGAATCTGTAAAGAAGATGCGTGAAGAG agTGGTGCACGGattaacatctcagaagggaactGCCCAGAACGGATTATCACTCTTGCTGGACCCACTAATGCCATCTTCAAAGCTTTTGCTATGATTATTGATAAACTGGAAGAG GACATCAGCAGCTCAATGACTAACAGTACAGCTTCTAGCAGGCCCCCTGTTACTCTGAGACTCGTGGTACCTGCCAGCCAATGTGGTTCACTTATTGGGAAAGGAGGCTGCAAAATCAAAGAGATAAGAGAG AGCACAGGGGCGCaggtccaagtggcaggagacaTGTTACCCAACTCTACTGAAAGAGCGATCACCATTGCTGGGATTCCGCAATCCATTATCGAGTGTGTCAAACAGATCTGTGTGGTCATGCtggag TCTCCCCCAAAGGGTGTCACCATCCCCTATCGACCCAAGCCATCCAGTTCTCCTGTCATCTTTGCAGGCGGTCAG GCCTATACCATTCAAGGACAGTATGCCATTCCACAGCCAGAT cTGACCAAGCTGCACCAGTTGGCAATGCAACAGTCACACTTTCCAATGTCTCATGGCAACACTGGATTCAGTG GTTTGGATGCATCAGCTCAAACTACTTCTCATGAACTCACCATTCCAAACGAT ctGATTGGCTGTATCATTGGGCGTCAAGGCGCCAAGATCAATGAGATTCGCCAGATGTCTGGGGCGCAGATCAAAATTGCCAATCCAGTGGAAGGATCTACTGACAGGCAGGTTACCATAACTGGATCTGCAGCCAGCATCAGCCTGGCTCAGTACCTAATTAATGTCAG GCTTTCTTCGGAGACTGGTGGAATGGGAAGCAGCTAG
- the PCBP2 gene encoding poly(rC)-binding protein 2 isoform X9, whose amino-acid sequence MDTGVIEGGLNVTLTIRLLMHGKEVGSIIGKKGESVKKMREESGARINISEGNCPERIITLAGPTNAIFKAFAMIIDKLEEDISSSMTNSTASSRPPVTLRLVVPASQCGSLIGKGGCKIKEIRESTGAQVQVAGDMLPNSTERAITIAGIPQSIIECVKQICVVMLESPPKGVTIPYRPKPSSSPVIFAGGQAYTIQGQYAIPQPDLTKLHQLAMQQSHFPMSHGNTGFSAGLDASAQTTSHELTIPNDLIGCIIGRQGAKINEIRQMSGAQIKIANPVEGSTDRQVTITGSAASISLAQYLINVRLSSETGGMGSS is encoded by the exons ATGGACACCGGTGTTATCGAAGGAGGTTTAAATGTCACACTTACCATTCGCCTACTTATGCATGGGAAG GAGGTTGGAAGCATCATTGGGAAG AAAGGAGAATCTGTAAAGAAGATGCGTGAAGAG agTGGTGCACGGattaacatctcagaagggaactGCCCAGAACGGATTATCACTCTTGCTGGACCCACTAATGCCATCTTCAAAGCTTTTGCTATGATTATTGATAAACTGGAAGAG GACATCAGCAGCTCAATGACTAACAGTACAGCTTCTAGCAGGCCCCCTGTTACTCTGAGACTCGTGGTACCTGCCAGCCAATGTGGTTCACTTATTGGGAAAGGAGGCTGCAAAATCAAAGAGATAAGAGAG AGCACAGGGGCGCaggtccaagtggcaggagacaTGTTACCCAACTCTACTGAAAGAGCGATCACCATTGCTGGGATTCCGCAATCCATTATCGAGTGTGTCAAACAGATCTGTGTGGTCATGCtggag TCTCCCCCAAAGGGTGTCACCATCCCCTATCGACCCAAGCCATCCAGTTCTCCTGTCATCTTTGCAGGCGGTCAG GCCTATACCATTCAAGGACAGTATGCCATTCCACAGCCAGAT cTGACCAAGCTGCACCAGTTGGCAATGCAACAGTCACACTTTCCAATGTCTCATGGCAACACTGGATTCAGTG CAGGTTTGGATGCATCAGCTCAAACTACTTCTCATGAACTCACCATTCCAAACGAT ctGATTGGCTGTATCATTGGGCGTCAAGGCGCCAAGATCAATGAGATTCGCCAGATGTCTGGGGCGCAGATCAAAATTGCCAATCCAGTGGAAGGATCTACTGACAGGCAGGTTACCATAACTGGATCTGCAGCCAGCATCAGCCTGGCTCAGTACCTAATTAATGTCAG GCTTTCTTCGGAGACTGGTGGAATGGGAAGCAGCTAG
- the PCBP2 gene encoding poly(rC)-binding protein 2 isoform X11 — protein MDTGVIEGGLNVTLTIRLLMHGKEVGSIIGKKGESVKKMREESGARINISEGNCPERIITLAGPTNAIFKAFAMIIDKLEEDISSSMTNSTASSRPPVTLRLVVPASQCGSLIGKGGCKIKEIRESTGAQVQVAGDMLPNSTERAITIAGIPQSIIECVKQICVVMLESPPKGVTIPYRPKPSSSPVIFAGGQLTKLHQLAMQQSHFPMSHGNTGFSGVESSSPDVKGYWAGLDASAQTTSHELTIPNDLIGCIIGRQGAKINEIRQMSGAQIKIANPVEGSTDRQVTITGSAASISLAQYLINVRLSSETGGMGSS, from the exons ATGGACACCGGTGTTATCGAAGGAGGTTTAAATGTCACACTTACCATTCGCCTACTTATGCATGGGAAG GAGGTTGGAAGCATCATTGGGAAG AAAGGAGAATCTGTAAAGAAGATGCGTGAAGAG agTGGTGCACGGattaacatctcagaagggaactGCCCAGAACGGATTATCACTCTTGCTGGACCCACTAATGCCATCTTCAAAGCTTTTGCTATGATTATTGATAAACTGGAAGAG GACATCAGCAGCTCAATGACTAACAGTACAGCTTCTAGCAGGCCCCCTGTTACTCTGAGACTCGTGGTACCTGCCAGCCAATGTGGTTCACTTATTGGGAAAGGAGGCTGCAAAATCAAAGAGATAAGAGAG AGCACAGGGGCGCaggtccaagtggcaggagacaTGTTACCCAACTCTACTGAAAGAGCGATCACCATTGCTGGGATTCCGCAATCCATTATCGAGTGTGTCAAACAGATCTGTGTGGTCATGCtggag TCTCCCCCAAAGGGTGTCACCATCCCCTATCGACCCAAGCCATCCAGTTCTCCTGTCATCTTTGCAGGCGGTCAG cTGACCAAGCTGCACCAGTTGGCAATGCAACAGTCACACTTTCCAATGTCTCATGGCAACACTGGATTCAGTG GCGTTGAATCCAGCTCTCCAGATGTGAAAGGCTATTGGG CAGGTTTGGATGCATCAGCTCAAACTACTTCTCATGAACTCACCATTCCAAACGAT ctGATTGGCTGTATCATTGGGCGTCAAGGCGCCAAGATCAATGAGATTCGCCAGATGTCTGGGGCGCAGATCAAAATTGCCAATCCAGTGGAAGGATCTACTGACAGGCAGGTTACCATAACTGGATCTGCAGCCAGCATCAGCCTGGCTCAGTACCTAATTAATGTCAG GCTTTCTTCGGAGACTGGTGGAATGGGAAGCAGCTAG